The Chiloscyllium punctatum isolate Juve2018m chromosome 45, sChiPun1.3, whole genome shotgun sequence genome has a segment encoding these proteins:
- the LOC140467430 gene encoding Krueppel-like factor 15 isoform X1, whose protein sequence is MVSLNHSEPLCITDLLTPSGSNCSGQHGELASNTSLLEDGGSDGCSPRSCSSPDSQDANFISVHPSLLEKYSMMGRMLVSKLDPQQTIASEGCSEVFEAQVKMPDFSSTLPGDFIPTLEEIEEFLKEKMEIVKDGLAENSATTEIKVEVKSEALGDFSLESNECFLSSSDSTGLGSAPEVTVTAATGNVPMVLQLQPVHVPSACPTTQTPSSVKLTQLVVNVQGQAFALVPQRAQTPPNSTTRQFVKIAPLPIAARSVAVGSLVNVVEATQKLQKSSSADVIRVHKCSFPGCNKMYTKSSHLKAHYRRHTGEKPYSCTWPDCGWRFSRSDELSRHKRSHSGVKPYQCHICEKKFARSDHLSKHVKVHRGLRNGRITRTAS, encoded by the exons ATGGTCTCATTAAACCACAGTGAGCCACTGTGTATTACTGACCTGCTGACACCTTCGGGGAGTAACTGTAGTGGACAACATGGCGAATTGGCATCAAATACATCATTGCTGGAAGACGGTGGCAGTGATGGATGTAGCCCTCGATCGTGTTCAAGCCCAGACTCCCAGGATGCTAACTTCATCAGTGTCCACCCCAGCCTGCTGGAGAAATATAGCATGATGGGAAGGATGTTGGTCTCGAAACTGGACCCACAACAAACCATAGCCTCTGAAGGCTGTTCTGAGGTGTTTGAGGCGCAGGTGAAAATGCCTGACTTTAGCTCCACTTTGCCGGGGGACTTTATTCCCACATTAGAGGAAATTGAAGAATTCTTGAAAGAAAAAATGGAAATTGTCAAAGATGGACTTGCGGAAAACAGTGCCACCACAGAAATAAAAGTGGAGGTGAAATCAGAAGCTTTGGGTGACTTTTCGTTAGAATCCAATGAATGTTTTTTGTCATCTTCAGACAGCACTGGGCTTGGATCAGCTCCAGAGGTGACTGTCACAGCTGCAACTGGGAATGTTCCCATGGTTCTTCAGCTTCAGCCTGTCCACGTGCCTAGTGCATGCCCAACCACACAAACTCCAAGCAGCGTCAAATTGACTCAGTTAGTGGTTAATGTCCAGGGCCAAGCCTTTGCCTTGGTGCCTCAGCGGGCACAGACTCCACCAAACAGTACAACCCGCCAGTTTGTAAAAATTGCACCCCTGCCAATAGCGGCCAGGTCTGTGGCTGTTGGTAGCTTGGTGAATGTGGTTGAGGCCACCCAGAAGCTTCAGAAATCATCCTCTGCTGATGTAATCAGAGTGCATAAGTGCTCATTTCCAGGATGTAACAAGATGTATACCAAAAGCAGCCATTTAAAGGCCCACTACAGGCGTCATACAGGGGAGAAACCTTATTCATGCACTTGGCCAGATTGTGGATGGCG GTTTTCTCGTTCAGATGAGTTATCCAGACACAAACGCTCCCATTCTGGAGTGAAGCCATACCAGTGTCACATCTGTGAGAAGAAATTTGCCCGCAGCGATCACTTATCCAAACATGTGAAAGTACATCGGGGACTAAGAAATGGCAGAATAACTAGAACAGCCAGTTAA
- the LOC140467430 gene encoding Krueppel-like factor 15 isoform X2, translating to MVSLNHSEPLCITDLLTPSGSNCSGQHGELASNTSLLEDGGSDGCSPRSCSSPDSQDANFISVHPSLLEKYSMMGRMLVSKLDPQQTIASEGCSEVFEAQVKMPDFSSTLPGDFIPTLEEIEEFLKEKMEIVKDGLAENSATTEIKVEVKSEALGDFSLESNECFLSSSDSTGLGSAPEVTVTAATGNVPMVLQLQPVHVPSACPTTQTPSSVKLTQLVVNVQGQAFALVPQRAQTPPNSTTRQFVKIAPLPIAARSVAVGSLVNVVEATQKLQKSSSADVIRVHKCSFPGCNKMYTKSSHLKAHYRRHTGEKPYSCTWPDCGWRRLLDPYQ from the coding sequence ATGGTCTCATTAAACCACAGTGAGCCACTGTGTATTACTGACCTGCTGACACCTTCGGGGAGTAACTGTAGTGGACAACATGGCGAATTGGCATCAAATACATCATTGCTGGAAGACGGTGGCAGTGATGGATGTAGCCCTCGATCGTGTTCAAGCCCAGACTCCCAGGATGCTAACTTCATCAGTGTCCACCCCAGCCTGCTGGAGAAATATAGCATGATGGGAAGGATGTTGGTCTCGAAACTGGACCCACAACAAACCATAGCCTCTGAAGGCTGTTCTGAGGTGTTTGAGGCGCAGGTGAAAATGCCTGACTTTAGCTCCACTTTGCCGGGGGACTTTATTCCCACATTAGAGGAAATTGAAGAATTCTTGAAAGAAAAAATGGAAATTGTCAAAGATGGACTTGCGGAAAACAGTGCCACCACAGAAATAAAAGTGGAGGTGAAATCAGAAGCTTTGGGTGACTTTTCGTTAGAATCCAATGAATGTTTTTTGTCATCTTCAGACAGCACTGGGCTTGGATCAGCTCCAGAGGTGACTGTCACAGCTGCAACTGGGAATGTTCCCATGGTTCTTCAGCTTCAGCCTGTCCACGTGCCTAGTGCATGCCCAACCACACAAACTCCAAGCAGCGTCAAATTGACTCAGTTAGTGGTTAATGTCCAGGGCCAAGCCTTTGCCTTGGTGCCTCAGCGGGCACAGACTCCACCAAACAGTACAACCCGCCAGTTTGTAAAAATTGCACCCCTGCCAATAGCGGCCAGGTCTGTGGCTGTTGGTAGCTTGGTGAATGTGGTTGAGGCCACCCAGAAGCTTCAGAAATCATCCTCTGCTGATGTAATCAGAGTGCATAAGTGCTCATTTCCAGGATGTAACAAGATGTATACCAAAAGCAGCCATTTAAAGGCCCACTACAGGCGTCATACAGGGGAGAAACCTTATTCATGCACTTGGCCAGATTGTGGATGGCG